The following is a genomic window from Paenibacillus thiaminolyticus.
GGCCACGGCCGGAATCGTTAGTGATAATGATTACGCAAATTTTTGGCGCCATTTTTCTCCCCGCATTAATGAAGCCGCTGCTTGAATCCGGGGCCGGGGTCAAGCAAGCTCCTATCGACAGGCAAATCGATTTTTTGTTTGAACGCTATTTTCCTGAACAGGGAGAAGCAAAGGAGCGAGGGGAATGAAATTTCTAAGAGATTATTGGCAGGATCTAGGTCTCGTTGTCGCCTTCTTCGTATGCATTGGCCTGCTGGCAAATGGAGATCGCACACCGGAAATCGAGATTATCTTATGGCTCAGCTTTGTGGCGATATTGGTGCATCAATTCGAAGAATATCGGTGGCCGGGTTATTTCGGAGGGCTGTTTAACGCCGTCATTTTTCGAAGCGAGCACCCGGAGCGCTACCCGTTGAATACGCAATCCGCCATGATCATCAACCTCGGCATCGCTTATCTGTTCTATCTTCTACCCGTCTTTGTACCGCATCTCATCTGGCTCGGGCTTGCCCCCGTTTTCATGGGCTTTTTCCAATTTATATGGCATGGCATCTTTGCTAACCTCAAGGCGAAAACAATATATAACCCCGGCTTGGGCGCCGTTCTGCTGCTTCATTTTCCGATCGGCGGCTGGTATATCTATCATATCTTGACTCACAATCTGGCAAGCGCGTGGGATTGGATTTTGGGCACGGTTTATTTTGTGATCGCCGTCTATCTTTTCATCATCAAGGGGAATATGTGGCTGAAGAACGAACACTCGCCCTATGCGTTTACTCCGAAGCAGCTTGGCCCGTACAACTTGTCCGCAGAACGAAAAACGCAGCACGGGGATCGGGACTAGCCAACGTTCGCAGCGGATACTTGCATGACAAGGTCCGTCTTCTTCAGCCTTTTCCGTAATGAAGCGGCGTTGATGCTTGTGAGACTTTTTTACTTAAATAAGTTAAGCGTCGTAATAATGATTGGCATAGCGAACACATCAATCAGAAAGGCGCCGACAATAGGAACGATCAGGTACGCTTTGCGGGAAGGGCCGAAGCGCTCCGTGACCGCGGCCATATTGGCCATCGCATTGGGCGTGGCGCCCAGTCCGTGGCCCGTGAAGCCTGCGACCATTACGGCGGCGTCATAGTTTTTGCCGAGCAGCCGGAACAAAATGAAAATACCGAACAGGACGATAAATACGACCTGGACCAGCACGATGACGAGGATTGGAAGCGCCAGATCGGCTACCTCCCAGCTTGATGCTCATGAGCGCCATGGACAGGAAGATGCCAAGCGTAACGTCGCTAATCAGGTTGATGCTTTTCATATCGATCGCTTGTGGCTTGAATTTATCCACGGTATTGCGGACGATGACGGCGACGAACATGGCCCCGACATAACCGGGCAGGACGAAGCCGGTGGCTGACGAGAACAGATCTCCCAAATATGTCCCTAACGCCATGCAGAAGGTAATGAGCAAGACTTGAATGAAGAAAGTATGAGTCGTAATCGGCTGTGCGTGTTCTTTTACGTCCACAGCATCCTCAATGGCTTCGGTTGGTTTCAGATTGTATTTGCCAAGCAGATACTTGACCGTCGGGCCGCCGACCAAGCCTCCGGCGATAAGACCGAACGTGGCCGCCGCAATCCCGATGGACAGTGCGGACGGGATGCCCATCTCTTCGATGGTTTGTCCAAATGCGGTTGCGGCTCCATGTCCGCCTTCCATAGACACCGCTCCGGCCATCATCCCGATCAGGGGGTGGATGCCGAACAGGGAAGCGAGGGAGACGCCGATGACATTTTGCGCCAGAGCGAGGAAGCCGCAGGCTAGCCAATAGATGACGAGCAGCTTGCCGCCCAGCTTGATGAGCTGGAAGCTGGCGCCCAAGCCTACCGTGGTGAAGAACGTGAGCATGAACAGGCTTTGGAGCGAGGTGTCTAATGTAATGGATAACAGGCCTGTCGTCTTCAGAATTGTAGCGATAATGGCGAACAAGAGACCTCCGACCACGGGGGCCG
Proteins encoded in this region:
- a CDS encoding HXXEE domain-containing protein — encoded protein: MKFLRDYWQDLGLVVAFFVCIGLLANGDRTPEIEIILWLSFVAILVHQFEEYRWPGYFGGLFNAVIFRSEHPERYPLNTQSAMIINLGIAYLFYLLPVFVPHLIWLGLAPVFMGFFQFIWHGIFANLKAKTIYNPGLGAVLLLHFPIGGWYIYHILTHNLASAWDWILGTVYFVIAVYLFIIKGNMWLKNEHSPYAFTPKQLGPYNLSAERKTQHGDRD